From Blastocatellia bacterium, a single genomic window includes:
- a CDS encoding 1-acyl-sn-glycerol-3-phosphate acyltransferase: MLTRLVRWIVSTFFREIIIEGEEHLAGLKAAIITPNHPNALLDPMLLFFLSLPSPIRFVAKAPLFQIPLFGALLRHLGSIPVVRRLDAQGEVDYTAFFAACVEALADGSCVVIFPEGRSLAQPMMAPLRTGAARLFFMARDRGIDAKLVPVGLNYEHGAIFRSSVLIAVAPSIDTAPFVAQYAIDPAHAVRQLTSAINGALAQRVLQAETFRDRELMLLLERLYAEGDDRQTWAERWDRLKAFESGLARLRHVCPARIDALRRLLGRYERIARAFGVKDPVPRTSPPSGGNVLLMWIGALVAMVGVALNYAPYKFIALLVTLTKQDASMAATSKILFSLIVFPLAYALEAWLIARWLGASAAIAFAVLIVPLSYFTLLFVEWRAEAGTTPSALSSWFIGQPSPRVLDKLARLRQQIVNEVESLASLLERQ, encoded by the coding sequence ATGCTGACACGACTCGTTCGGTGGATCGTCAGCACCTTCTTTCGCGAAATTATCATCGAAGGCGAAGAACATCTGGCCGGCCTCAAAGCAGCGATCATTACGCCGAATCATCCGAACGCGTTGCTTGATCCCATGCTCTTATTTTTTCTGTCACTGCCATCGCCGATTCGGTTTGTGGCGAAGGCCCCGCTCTTCCAGATTCCCCTGTTCGGCGCCTTGCTTCGTCATCTGGGTTCGATACCGGTCGTGCGTCGGCTTGATGCGCAAGGGGAGGTGGATTACACAGCATTTTTCGCTGCTTGCGTTGAGGCGCTGGCCGACGGCAGTTGCGTCGTCATCTTTCCTGAAGGGCGGTCATTGGCTCAACCCATGATGGCGCCACTGCGCACGGGCGCAGCCCGGCTCTTCTTCATGGCGCGAGACCGAGGCATTGACGCCAAGCTTGTGCCGGTCGGGTTGAACTATGAGCACGGCGCTATTTTTCGCTCGTCGGTGCTGATTGCCGTTGCCCCGTCAATTGACACCGCGCCGTTTGTGGCACAATACGCCATTGATCCCGCGCACGCCGTCCGGCAATTAACCTCGGCGATCAATGGCGCGCTGGCCCAGCGCGTGCTTCAGGCGGAGACGTTCCGTGATCGTGAACTGATGCTATTGCTTGAACGACTGTATGCCGAAGGTGACGATCGGCAAACGTGGGCTGAGCGTTGGGATCGCCTCAAAGCATTTGAGTCAGGGCTTGCGCGGCTGCGGCATGTCTGTCCAGCCCGCATTGATGCGCTACGGCGATTGCTGGGACGATATGAGCGGATTGCCCGCGCATTCGGCGTCAAAGACCCTGTGCCACGAACATCACCGCCATCCGGCGGCAATGTGCTGCTGATGTGGATCGGCGCGCTCGTCGCGATGGTTGGAGTCGCGCTCAATTATGCGCCGTATAAGTTCATCGCCTTGCTGGTTACGCTCACCAAGCAGGATGCGTCAATGGCCGCTACAAGCAAGATACTCTTCTCGCTGATCGTTTTCCCATTGGCGTATGCGCTAGAGGCCTGGCTGATCGCGCGATGGTTGGGCGCATCGGCAGCGATTGCCTTTGCCGTGTTGATCGTGCCGCTCAGTTATTTCACGTTGCTATTTGTGGAGTGGCGCGCTGAGGCAGGAACGACACCTTCGGCGCTTTCGTCGTGGTTCATCGGCCAGCCTTCGCCGCGTGTGTTGGACAAGTTGGCTCGGTTGCGTCAGCAAATCGTCAACGAGGTGGAGTCGTTGGCGTCCTTGCTGGAACGGCAATGA